In one window of Fulvia fulva chromosome 5, complete sequence DNA:
- a CDS encoding Carboxyvinyl-carboxyphosphonate phosphorylmutase, which produces MLTDLELPKVMTPHATLTEDFPVPVVTSEIDKGATISSDGDSKPSRRLNVPALEPHHHVGACTRLRSMLANSDQLIVCPGVYDGLSARIALDVGFDALYMTGAGTTASRLGQVDLGIAQLADMRAHAEMIANLDESIPLIADMDTGFGGPLLIDRAVKEYSRAGVAAFHIEDQLLAKRCGHLARKDVVEIEEYLVRIRAAKQAKEKIASDIVIIGRTDALQKHSYDEAIKRLRAAREAGADVGQLEGATSKEMARQAVKDLAPMPLLLNMVEHGATPIITTKEAKDMGYRVMIFSFACLGPAFVAIRETLQKLKHEGVTGIPEDVKPKTILDVCGLQEAQELDREAGGCMRPA; this is translated from the exons ATGCTCACAGACCTTGAACTTCCGAAAGTAATGACACCACACGCAACTTTGACTGAGGACTTTCCGGTCCCAGTCGTGACTTCAGAAATCGACAAGGGAGCTACAATTTCTAGCGACGGCGACAGCAAGCCAAGTCGACGGTTGAATGTCCCAGCCCTAGAGCCACACCACCACGTGGGCGCCTGTACACGCTTGCGGTCGATGCTCGCAAATAGCGACCAGCTTATCGTGTGTCCCGGCGTCTACGACGGTCTAAGTGCGCGGATCGCCCTAGATGTAGGCTTCGATGCCTTGTACATG ACCGGCGCAGGTACCACAGCATCGCGACTAGGGCAGGTAGACCTAGGCATCGCCCAGCTAGCAGATATGCGAGCGCACGCTGAGATGATCGCAAACTTGGACGAAAGCATCCCCTTGATTGCAGACATGGACACTGGATTCGGCGGGCCGTTGCTAATCGACAGAGCCGTCAAAGAATACTCTCGCGCCGGAGTCGCAGCTTTCCATATCGAGGACCAGCTGCTAGCCAAAAGATGCGGTCATCTGGCACGGAAGGATGTTGTCGAGATAGAGGAATACCTCGTCCGAATCCGCGCCGCCAAACAAGCCAAAGAAAAGATTGCCAGCGACATCGTCATCATTGGCCGCACCGATGCTCTCCAAAAGCACAGCTACGATGAAGCCATCAAGCGGCTTCGAGCTGCGCGGGAGGCGGGTGCAGATGTGGGTCAATTGGAGGGTGCGACGAGTAAGGAGATGGCCAGGCAGGCCGTGAAAGATCTCGCGCCTATGCCGCTGTTGCTGAACATGGTGGAGCACGGAGCTACGCCCATTATCACCACGAAAGAGGCAAAAGACATGGGTTACAGGGTCATGATTTTCTCGTTTGCGTGTCTTGGCCCGGCCTTTGTAGCGATTCGGGAGACTTTGCAGAAGCTTAAGCATGAGGGTGTGACGGGTATTCCGGAAGACGTGAAGCCCAAGACGATTCTCGATGTTTGTGGGTTACAGGAGGCACAGGAGCTGGACCGAGAGGCTGGAGGATGTATGAGACCGGCTTAA
- a CDS encoding Glutathione S-transferase omega-like 2 — MASSNLPSSWHSSPGDSFHGKITPAGPFKPEKDRYHLYIGLFCPFAHRANIIVHLKQLHKYAGIETSIVKPYPKEDHESRPDGLDESHYEGATEEKLFGFQFMNQVYFKADENYKGKYSVPVLWDKKLDTIVNNESHELLRDLQHCFDTLLPPELHEIDLFPSNMQSKILALEEPLQRDLNTGVYKAGFAPDQATYEKNLPPVFGILDYLEALTAANGGPYILGDTLTEVDIRVFCTLIRFDVVYFQHFKCNLGMIRYSYPHLDNWLRRIYWEHEAFRETTDFRHIKENYTKSHKGVNPKGVTPVGPWPNIQKGFEQDLSKLEVGKVDMPEVVECEERLKKEVRL; from the exons ATGGCATCAAGCAACCTTCCATCTTCATGGCATTCCTCACCGGGCGACTCATTCCACGGCAAGATCACACCTGCAGGACCATTCAAGCCAGAAAAGGACCGCTACCATCTCTACATCGGCTTGTTCTGTCCCTTTGCCCATCGCGCGAATATCATTGTCCATCTCAAGCAACTGCACAAATATGCCGGTATCGAGACGAGCATCGTCAAACCTTATCCAAAAGAAGACCACGAAAGCCGCCCGGATGGCCTG GACGAATCGCACTACGAAGGCGCAACAGAAGAGAAACTCTTCGGCTTCCAGTTCATGAACCAAGTGTACTTCAAAGCAGACGAGAACTACAAGGGCAAATACAGCGTTCCCGTTCTGTGGGATAAGAAACTCGATACTATCGTCAACAATGAGTCGCATGAACTCTTGCGCGATCTGCAGCATTGCTTCGATACACTGCTCCCTCCCGAGCTTCACGAGATCGATCTCTTCCCATCAAATATGCAGAGTAAGATCCTCGCCCTCGAAGAACCACTCCAACGCGACCTCAACACAGGAGTCTACAAAGCTGGCTTCGCCCCCGACCAAGCTACCTATGAGAAGAACCTTCCACCTGTCTTTGGGATTCTGGACTACCTCGAAGCCCTCACCGCTGCCAACGGAGGACCCTACATCCTCGGCGATACCCTAACAGAAGTCGACATCCGCGTCTTCTGTACGCTTATACGTTTTGATGTGGTGTATTTCCAGCATTTCAAGTGTAATCTCGGGATGATCAGGTACAGTTATCCCCATCTTGATAATTGGCTGAGGAGGATCTATTGGGAACATGAGGCGTTTAGGGAGACGACGGATTTCAGGCACATCAAGGAGAATTACACCAAGTCCCACAAGGGAGTGAATCCGAAGGGCGTCACGCCAGTGGGGCCTTGGCCGAACATACAGAAGGGTTTCGAGCAGGATCTGAGCAAGCTTGAAGTTGGCAAAGTTGATATGCCGGAGGTTGTGGAGTGTGAGGAGAGGTTGAAGAAGGAGGTTCGGCTGTGA
- a CDS encoding Pectin lyase, translating into MQQAPQDNLSQNRPQSRPNSGGYVYGADYPQATGQQSSIDQGLQSLTLSPPRSNTSRFLGIYETRDRNGVSSSSATGPKETITDPVLYRNGVVASKMFFGTDTETERLDPGFKKRPGNFFSRGKVLLVLWSEPTSREDMNTEITRVRFNEAVFSRIRRFIVIKEGSTFCTAITTYTSQGVSKAGIRKGDHAIVYTGMEPPSPLPAEEAINPHESMLQPPIRIDPVKPGDKLDSLAKINYVKVYTIEHNLKVKPFGMVIRLDALANQFHQVWLTQQDLNAPITPVGRGAARQPQQFVPALRRGEAPVRAEGSADARLAERQQLARQEAEVQRATARARQGRTEAAISEDDDAELPDRRQRAREETEAQREAAVRRRNANANADDDEQGRAGDDDAAPTQSDVYHTQARRAWRRMTREQGYSTTQAWPLLVDVIQRTQRVSPEEADNLARHNILAVALVALLPSALAQSVSGTPEGFAEGTTGGAAGETVTPTSIDELTEYLTSEDPLTIVLTKTFDFSDSEGSTTETGCAPWGTASGCQLAINANDWCDNYQSDAVSVSVTYEKAALTPIDVASDKSIIGEGSSGVIKGKGLRFANGVSNIIVQNIHITELNPDYVWGGDAITLDGSSNIWIDHVKTSLIGRQHIVAGYETNTAITISNNEIDGKTSWSASCDGSHYWALYFTGENDQITFKGNYIHNTSGRSPKVDMGTLLHAVNNYWADNAGHAFEGEDGYVLTEGSTFDNVKAPAKDFNGAMFAPTSASSACESGLGRACVAVTFTGSGALEGTDTSVLSKFSGLTIADAAADASDVPSSAGFGSLSSTSRTSTSTRRVRARSIGGRIWIGGVEDLIV; encoded by the exons ATGCAGCAAGCTCCTCAAGACAACCTCTCTCAGAATCGACCGCAATCAAGACCAAACTCGGGAGGCTATGTCTATGGCGCAGATTATCCTCAGGCAACTGGACAGCAGTCGTCGATTGACCAGGGTCTCCAAAGTCTTACCTTGAGTCCGCCAAGGAGCAACACCTCTCGCTTCCTGGGAATCTACGAGACTCGAGATCGAAATGGGGTATCTTCAAGCTCGGCAACGGGCCCCAAGGAAACCATCACAGACCCAGTGCTGTACAGAAATGGCGTTGTAGCGAGTAAGATGTTTTTCGGTACTGACACAGAAACTGAAAGGTTGGACCCAG GTTTCAAGAAGCGCCCAGGCAACTTTTTCAGCCGTGGCAAG GTTCTACTTGTGCTATGGTCAGAGCCCACATCTCGTGAAGACATGAACACCGAGATTACCAGGGTCAGGTTTAATGAAGCTGTCTTTTCCCGCATACGCCGCTTCATCGTGATTAAGGAAGGCTCAACATTCTGTACAGCC ATAACCACTTACACAAGCCAAGGAGTATCCAAAGCCGGCATCAGGAAAGGTGATCACGCGATTGTATACACTGGCATGGAGCCGCCCTCCCCGTTGCCGGCAGAAGAGGCTATCAATCCTCATGAAAGTATGCTCCAACCTCCTATCCGCATAGACCCTGTCAAGCCGGGAGACAAGCTTGATTCACTCGCGAAGATCAACTACGTCAAAGTGTACACGATTGAGCACAACCTAAAAGTCAAGCCCTTTGGCATGGTCATAAGACTTGATGCTCTGGCCAACCAGTTCCATCAAGTATGGCTCACTCAGCAAGACCTGAATGCACCCATCACGCCCGTCGGACGAGGTGCTGCCAGACAGCCACAACAGTTTGTACCAGCTCTTCGTCGTGGCGAGGCTCCTGTCAGAGCAGAGGGTAGTGCAGATGCCAGGTTGGCCGAGCGTCAACAACTCGCAAGACAGGAAGCGGAAGTCCAGCGCGCAACAGCACGAGCACGCCAAGGTCGAACGGAAGCAGCCATCTCGGAGGACGACGATGCGGAGCTCCCTGACCGTCGTCAACGCGCTCGGGAAGAAACAGAAGCCCAGCGTGAAGCCGCAGTGCGTAGGCGCAATGCCAATGCCAACGCCGACGATGACGAGCAGGGCCGTGCTGGTGACGACGACGCCGCCCCTACACAGTCCGACGTATACCATACACAGGCTCGACGAGCTTGGCGGCGAATGACGCGCGAACAAGGCTACTCTACAACGCAGGCATGGCCTCTGCTGGTTGATGTGATTCAGCGCACACAAAGGGTGAGCCCAGAAGAGGCCGATAATCTTGCTCGCCA CAACATCTTGGCAGTAGCGCTGGTCGCTCTGCTCCCTTCAGCTCTCGCTCAATCCGTCAGCGGAACACCGGAAGGTTTCGCTGAGGGCACGACTGGTGGTGCCGCTGGAGAGACTGTCACGCCGACTAGCATCGACGAGTTGACCGAGTACCTGACATCGGAGGACCCTCTTACTATCGTCCTCACAAAGACGTTCGACTTCTCCGACAGCGAAGGTTCCACCACTGAGACTGGTTGCGCGCCTTGGGGAACTGCTTCGGGCTGTCAGCTCGCCATCAATGCCAATGATTGGTGTGACAACTACCAGTCTGATGCGGTTTCGGTGTCGGTCACCTACGAGAAGGCAGCTCTGACTCCCATCGATGTTGCCAGCGACAAGTCCATCATTGGTGAAGGTAGCTCAGGCGTCATCAAGGGCAAGGGCCTCCGCTTCGCCAACGGCGTCTCCAACATTATCGTTCAGAACATCCATATCACTGAGCTCAACCCGGATTATGTATGGGGTGGAGATGCTATCACTCTTGATGGCAGCTCCAACATCTGGATCGATCACGTCAAGACCTCTTTGATCGGCAGACAGCACATCGTTGCTG GCTACGAAACCAACACTGCCATCACCATCTCCAACAATGAAATCGACGGCAAAACCTCCTGGTCTGCCTCCTGCGACGGTAGCCACTACTGGGCTCTCTACTTCACCGGCGAAAACGATCAAATCACATTCAAGGGCAACTACATCCACAACACCTCCGGCCGCTCCCCAAAGGTCGACATGGGCACCCTCCTCCACGCCGTCAACAACTACTGGGCTGACAACGCCGGCCACGCCTTCGAGGGCGAGGACGGCTACGTTCTGACCGAGGGTAGCACATTCGACAACGTCAAGGCCCCTGCAAAGGACTTCAACGGAGCGATGTTCGCACCAACTTCCGCCTCGAGCGCGTGCGAGAGCGGACTGGGACGTGCTTGCGTTGCTGTTACGTTCACGGGCTCCGGAGCGCTAGAGGGGACCGATACGTCGGTGTTGAGCAAATTTAGTGGGTTGACGATTGCTGATGCGGCGGCTGATGCGAGCGATGTGCCGAGCAGTGCTGGCTTTGGGTCTTTGAGCTCGACTAGCAGGACCTCGACTAGCACCAGGCGTGTCAGGGCTAGGTCTATTGGTGGTAGGATCTGGATTGGTGGCGTTGAGGACTTGATTGTTTGA